The window TTCATGCTTTCGAACCCAAATGAAATCTACCGTGCAGCACTATCAGAGGCGCTTCTTGATGCAACAGCGAATGCGATGACACTCACCAATACCATGCAAGTGAACATGGACCCAATTCCAATCCGGGTAGATGAGCTCCCACAATCAGTCAGTCCCGAGCCGAGGATGTATTCAATGGCAGAAGTCACAAGTGGTACTCCAATACAGCCAGGCGAAATCGTAGTCGAAGCAAATATCGAAGCGAAGTTTCAATATGGTAGTGATTACTAAGAGGGGAAACATATTTGGTTCCCTCGAGTTAAAAAAATCGTTTATTTTAGTTCTTCCCAATCAAGCTCATAGCTCTCAACGATTTCTGGAAGGCTATGGTTACTGACCACTTCGTAATAGTTCGAACTATTAGGGAGATAAATTTCCACCACAATGGAAACATCCCTAATGATTTCTTTCTTTCAATTCAATCTTGTCGAGTATTTCTTGGTAATGGAAATCATCCAATATATCATATTCCTCACCTTGTATCGCTATATCATCGTTCACTGTGTCGAAATTAATCCAAAACAATTGATTTGAGTAATAAAAACGAATTTCGTAATTTCCGCTATAGACTCTGTCGTTATTCTTTCGCAATTCCATATTTGAAAAAGATTCTACGAGTGAACGAGCATCATCCCCATCAATAGTTGCTTCTTTTTCCTCACCGGTAGGCGGCAGTCCCTCACCCCTATATATAATCACTGCCCTAGAAATGTCCTCGGTTTCAAATGAAAGTGTTTCATCAAAAGTCTTGAATTGCAATTCCATCGTCACCAAATAAAATATCAATATAACAACAGAAAGAAGCGGGACAAGCCTACCAATTGTTTTGGTTCGAGCGTTTTTGATATTCCAACCTATAACCCAATTAATCCCAGATACCACCAAAATGATTATCATGAACAATGTGAATGAAATCTGTGGGCCTGCTTCGAAATACATAAATATCGCATAGAAACTGGTTAAAAAAATGGTGGAAAAAATAGGTCCAGCCCACCATTTGGTGAAGTATCCTGTAAATATTCCTAAGACTAACGCACTCATCGGTAACGTTAAATGAAAGATTTCTAAGCCCACTTGACCCCCTCCTATTTCAAATGGTTAGTTGCCGTTGTATGGATTCCTTTAATCTAGTAATATTTTTTCAATTCGATCAAGTCATCAATTACTATATCAGCTTGGGAGAGTTCATTTTCACGTGCAAAATCGAAATTACATCCTACCGCGACTAATCCGTTAACTTTTGCAGCCTTTATATCAGAGAGACGGTCACCAACTACCGCACCTTTCTTAATATCGTGTTTATCGATGATCGTGCCAACCAAATCAGCTTTATCCAAGGTGTCGATTTGTTGTATGCTGAATGTTTCAGTGACCCAGTGATCTAAGCCATAATAATCTACAATCGCTTTTAAATATTCCTTCAGCCCGTTACTTGCTATGTAAATAGAGAAATCTTTTTCCTTTAAATAATCGAAGACTTCTTCTACATTCGGGTACAGATCGCCTTCACCATTTCTTATATTCTCAACTAATCTTTCTAAGAAATAATCATTGGTGATTTCTCTTTCTTCATACGAATGACTGGGCATTAAAGTTTCCCAAACTTGGGGTAAAGGTACGCCCATAATATCTCGGTACTGATCTATAGGGGTGTCAGCATCCCATTTACCCAATGATCGTAGATGGTCAAAAGCATCATTAAGTGATAATTCTAGGATTTTGTCTGTTTGAAAAAGTGTTCCGTCCATATCGAATATTAGTGCATTAGACAATGTTTTCTCTCCCTTGATTGAAAAAAATTCTATTTAGTTACATCTATATGATTAACTTGCTTATATTTATCAAATAATTTTTGAGACCACCTTAGCTCATAGGATTCTCCGATTTTTACAAGATTCCATGCTGAGGGGTGTAACTCCATTTTTTCCCTTTCATCTGACTGGAATTCAACTTCTAACAAGAAACGGTTATCTTTTTCGATTTTTTCAACGACTTCAGTTGTGGCAATTCCTTTTGAAGAATAATTATTGTATAGAAAATAACCACCAAAAAGAATTAAAGTGGTCAATAAGACACTTACTAAAATCACATAAACTTTCCTCATATGTTCTCTCCTTCTGAATGACCAGCTGTATACCATTTTGGTATGTCTAACTGAAAATCATCCCATTCATTAAGGGTCCTTTCGGTATATCTTCTAAATGTTTCTTTTTGATCAATCGCGACGTTGTGTGCCCAGACTTCTGCAGAAACGATGTGGATGGCTGCATATAGGCGATGTAACTTCCAGAAATCCGCGGGGACAGAACCGTCATGATAACCATCGAATATCCCGCGTGCAAAGGACACGCTGATCGGTAGAGTGAAATATTCAGTTTTATAGAGTTCGTGATAAGGGTCAGCTAACTTGATTTTTTGCATATCAATGATTCCCTCGAAGCGATTGTTATTAAATATCACATTTGATGGGTGGAAATCATAATGCTGGATTCGCTGTGGTCTGTCTTTCATAAGGTATAGTTGATCATAAATGAAATCTAGTACTTTCAAATGTCTTGGGGAGTTCTTGAATATACTCTCGAAGTCTGGCGCTAGTCTGTAAACTCGCTTGTTCCACTTGGATTCCCAAGACGCCACAGGTTGATCCACTGGACTCGCGTGAAGCTTTTGAAGACCTCTTCCAGTATCTAAGCCAGCCTGGTATTGTTCTTGCCCTGACATCACAGGTAAAACTTCTTCAGCATTCTTTCCTTGAAGGTAATCTAGAATCATATAGGGTTTTGATTGGTACATGCCTAATTCGTGTACATTTGGAATAGAGGCTCCGTTGTTAACAGCTTTTTGAATCAACAAAGCTTGTTCTTCTAATTGTTCTGATGAAACGTCACCGAATATCCTTAAAAGATATCGATCGTCGATTACCCATTTTTCATCATGAGAAAAGCCTTTGTTGATTTTGTGGGCAGTTTTGTATTCATTTAAAAAAGAAATACTATCAAATGTCATCGGTTCACCCTTTCCTTATTACTTCTTGATATTTTCTAAGTCAATTCCTGCTCCGAGGAGCTTTTTTTCTGCATCGGCTTCAATTAAATCTTTGAGGTTTCTTAATGTAGGTTCGAAATTCACGTGCTTCTCCATCATGAAACTCATTTCATACTCGATTTCTTTCCACGTAGAAATGTCTGCTTCGTTGTGTTGTATTTGAGCCTCTAACTTATCTAATGCATTCGCTACCTTCGCTTCGTATGTATCTTTGTGTTCGAACTCGAACCATAAATCGTATAATTCCTGGCCCAATTCGTTATCAAGAGTACTTTTAATATTTTTAATCGCTTGGGTCTCATTCTGTTGTTTTATTTTTTTCAAAGCATCGTCTGACATTGTGTCGAATGTGGGAAGGTCACCAGCTTCTGCTTCTACTAAGTCATGAATAATTATCATTTTTAATAGCTTTTCAATCACAACTCTTTGGGACAATAATGGTTCAACCATTATGGCCATCAATGACACTCTCCACGTATGTTCGGCAACACTTTCCTGCCTGCCGTTCGATAACCAGCTATGCCTTAATTCGAATTTTAAACGTTCTGCAAGACTAACAATCTTTAAGATTTTATGTAATTCGGTTTGCATTTATATACACCCCTTAATCAATTGTGAACTTTATTTTACCATATTTTAACTCGATAGCATGGTTGGGTTTTATCATGTAAAATAATCAGTAGCTTGACTGAAAAGGAGTTTATCTATCATGGATCCATATAAAGAGGGACGTTGGAAAGAACAATTCGAGAAGTTTGAAAAGAGCTTCGAGTTATTAGAAAAATATCAGGACATATCAATAGATAGTGAAATCGAAAGAACTGGAATGATTCATTTTTTTGAAATGTCGATGGAGCATGCATACAGCACACTTTTTGACTATTTGGATGCCAAAGGAAATCCCGTCGAATCGAAAAGACATGCATTGAAGGAAATCAAGGAATATCCTTTCATCCAAAATCACCGGACATGGATGAAAATCTATAACCGCAGGAATTTAGCGTACTACCTATTTACGGAAAAAGTGGCGCGTCAACTCACCCAAGATATTCAAACAACTTATTATCCTGAATTAAAATACTTCTATCAACAACTTTCTTTAGAAAAATAAGCGGCAATCTTGGGGGAATACATCTTGAAAAATTGGAAGCATGCTTGGCTTTTACTTGGCTCTGTCGGTATCTCCAGCATAGGTAACTTCATCTACCTTGTTTCGATTAATATATTGGTCTATCAAATGACTGGTTCAGCGGCAGCAGTAGCAGGGTTATGGTTGGTCGGCCCACTGACCAATATGGTGATGAAATTTTGGACCGGTAGTTTTATAGACTTTCGTTCGAAGCGGAAGATTATGATCACTACATATCTGGCGAGGGCAGCTTTGATTTTATGTATTCCTTTCGCAACGAGTGTGGCTTTTATTTATGCCTTTCTTGTATTGTTAGCAATTGCAAATTCATTTTTTATGCCTTCGTCCACTACATATATTACTCAGATGATTCCTAAGGAAGACCGGAAGCGGTTCAATTCGATTCAATCAGTTATGACCTCTGGAGCATTCATCCTTGGTCCATCAATTGGTGGAGGTCTGATTCTTTTGACTAACATTGATTGGACGCTATGGATGAACAGTAGTTTTTTCATCGTTTCCGCAATATTGCTGGCGTTTATACCTGAAAAGGAAATCATTGACCGGTCGTCGATTCCGAAGTTGACGTTCAAACAAGTATGGAGTGATTTTCATGTAGTGGTGGAGTTCATGAAATCTCAAAAATTTGTGGCCTTCTTTTATTTGGCGTTCATTGCAACGATGTGGTTCACTTTCGCCATGGACGCACAGGAAGTTGTTTTTGCCCAAAGTGTGGTCGGACTTTCAGAATTCGACTATAGTTTATTGATCAGTATTACAGGCATCGGTTCGGTTGTTGCGGCAATTCTCTTGTCTATATTTTCGAAAAAGGTGTCGCTTCGTTTTATGGTTGGCGTAGGAGTGGTGATGACGACTGTCGGTTATTTGTTGTATGCATTTGCCTGGTCATTCTCGTCGATTGCATTCGGCTTCATCATTTTAGGTTTTTTCCTTGTGTTTTTTAATGCAGGGATCGCGACATTCTATCAAAATAATATCCCCACCGATACGATGGGGAGGGTGACAAGCATTTTTCAGTTGATTCAAAGCGTGGGGCAAGTCATTTTCGTTCTTGGAGTCGGTGTGTTGGCTGACTTGATTGCACTTCGGATGACGATTGTTGCGATGGCAGTAGGTATGCTGGTCGTTGCCCTTATGATGGCGATCATGGTTTTCCAGCCGAAACGACAATCATATTTTCAAGAAAACTAGCGAACAAACGCGTCCATATTCGCAAATCCGAGCGTCGTATTGACTTCTCCGTAGATACGCTCAATACTGACATCGGTACCGTTCAACCATTTTTCAAAATCAAAAACAACTGGCTCTTTATCCCCGCCAAGTGTGAACCAAGCCACCTTTTCTTTCGGGAAATAAGCAGTGGTGTGAATCGTACCAGACCAACTTTTGTATTTATCGGAAAATAAATCGAGGCTGGAGTCATTGAAATAGTTGAATGCTTGTTTCGCCTCGGACCACTCGTCTAGGTGATCTTCAATTACAGTTTGACGCTTTTGAGAGTCTATTAAATGGTTGCGATTTTCATCGGTCAGCACTTCGAAATGGTTGGTAGATACATTGGATTCACGTACTTTAACTCCTCGAGGGCTAGCTTCCACGACATACGTAACCTCGCTAGAATCGATCATGACGTAGCTGAATGCATTGCGGTGAGGAATTTCTTTTAATAAAGCAACTGCCTCATCGACATTGGCACACGTCTCCAAAATCATCCGCCCGATCATATAACAGACGAACCCATCATGTGTCTTCTTACGGTGGGTGAAATTATAGCCCATCACCAATCCTTCTTCATTCATTCCATCCATACGGCCAGTAATCCGAGAGGACGGACCGACCACAGCGTATCCGCCATCTGTCGGTTGAAAAAAGGTGTAGCGTCCATCGTAGGTTTGCGGATGAAAATCATAATTCCTGACCATATAATCCGTACCCGTCATAATTGAACATCCACTACGTTCGGGTTCGACACGGTATCCTCCGAAATTCCTCAGAACATCCTCCATCGGCATTTCAAGCCCAGCTTGTAAACCTTCGAACTCGTCCCAGATTTGAGGGGCGAATGTCATGAACGCTTTTTTCGCTTCATCAATATCAATCACGAATCGCGCACGTTTTTTCTTCCACTGTCTGTTGCGATTATGTATTGTTAAAGAGTCCTTTAGCTGTTTCCCTTGTTCGTAGCCGAAATCATAATGATTTCCTCTGAATTGAATCACTTCACTATATATTTCTTTCATTGGTATCATCCTCAATTTTTTTTCTGAACACCGAGATTGTAAGTGATGGAAGGAGTGATGTCAAAATAGTTGTTTCGAGATATGTTGTAAAATATTAGTAAATAGAATAGGATGATGATAGATAATTCGGGAGGGGTTGCATGTATACGACACGCATGATCGAAACGTCGCGAGGAGTATTTGAAGTCTTCGTGAAAGGAGAAGGGGAGCCATTGTGTGCGACTCACCTATATTCACAGTTTAATGAAAAAGGTAATTACTTCGCTGATACTTTTACAGAAGAATTCAAGGTTTATTTAGTGAATTTACGAGGCGCAGGGAATTCAAGTCCGGTAATAGAAGACGATGAAATGAGTATGGAAAGCGCTGTTAAAGATATGGAGTCTATTCGAGAAACGTTAGGGATCGACCGTTGGGCATTTGCGGGACACTCCACAGGCGGTATGCTCGGACTAGTCTATGCATTGCAAGCGGGAGAATCACTGACCAAACTCTTTTGTAGTGGAGCTAGTGCTGACATGAATTATGCCAAACACCCTGACAGTATCTATTGTGCTGAGAATCCTAATAACGAAAGAATGAGAGGGATTCTAGCGTTATTCCGTTCAGAAGACACAACGCGAGAAGAAAGAATAGCTGCTGGAAGAGAATGGGGAGCCATGTCTTTATATCGACCGGAAAAAGCTGATGAGTATTATGCTAAACCGAGTAGCGGGGCAGTCATATCTGAAAGGGTAGATTATTTCAGCTACGTAGATGGGCCAGAGTATGACGTGGTTGAAGACTTGAAAAACATTTCGACACCTACATTGGTAGCTTCGGGCCGACATGATGCACAGTGCCCTCTGGATTGTTCTATTCAAATCGCAGATGGAATTCCTGAGGCGAAGCTCGAAATTTTCGAGGAAAGCAACCACAATGCTTTCGTAGAAGAGAAGGATAAGTTTAAACGGGTGGTTAGTCAATTCAAAGAGATGTAAGGAGGAGAACTGTTGGAAAAAATCGCTATCATATCAGATATCCATGGAAATAAAACAGCACTTGATGCAGTATTAGGAGACATTGAAAAAAGGTCGGTGGATCGAATTTTTTGTCTTGGGGATTTAATAGGGAAAGGTCCACAAGGTTCAGCTTGTATTGCAACCGTTAAAGAGAAGTGCGACAAAGTCATTCGTGGGAACTGGGATGTTTTTATTCAAGAAGAAACAGATAATGAGTTCTTACAATGGTATAAAGATCGATTGACTGAAGATGATTACAATTTTTTAAAGAATCTACCTTTTAACATTGATATCGAATTAAATGAACAATTAATCAGATGTGTGCATGCATCACCACGAAGTGAATTTGAACGAATTCTTCCGTGGCACCCACTAGAAGATCGTTTAACAATGTTTGAAAATAGTGATGCGACTGGAACGAGTTCGTCATCACGTAAACCTGATATTGTCTTATACGGGGATATTCACACAAGTTTTTTACATACATATTCGAACGGTATCCTCTGTAACGTGGGAAGTGTCGGCAACTCACTTGATCTAAATAAGGCCTCTTATGTCATTATTGATGGAAGTCACGGAACTAATGGAATCGAATTTGTAAGAGTAGATTATGACCGAGAAGCGGAAGTCGGCATTGCGAGAGATCTTGGTATGCCAGGACTGGAACCATATCGTGGTGAGATCATGTTCGCAAAGTACCGTCATGCATAGAATCGTTGCAAGGGAGTTCGGAAAGATGATAGAAACTAAAGAAGAAATTAAACAGCTAATCCAAGAAGATCACTGGATGATGGGAATATTGAAACAAGTAAAAGAGTTGAATTTACCCGATTGGTGGGTTTGTGCAGGCTTTGTACGCTCAAAAGTTTGGGATGAGCTTCATGGAAATACCGTGAGAACTCCATTAAATGATATTGATGTCATTTACTTTGATGAAAAGGATACTTCAGAAATAACGGAAAAATATTGGGAGAATGAACTAGAGGTTAAAGATCCCTCAATACCTTGGTCAGTGAAAAACCAAGCAAGAATGCATAGAGTCAACGATCTAGCCCCATACACTTCTTCAGAAGATGGCATCTCAAAATTTCCTGAGGCTGCAACAGCTCTTGGAATTAAGCTTGATCCGATGAATCAATTAATACTATCAGCGCCTCACGGGATTAAAGATGTGGTCAATTTGGAAGTGAAGCCGACTCCACTTTTCGCTGAAAACCTTAGACTTTCCGAGATATATGAAAGCAGAATAGAAAAGAAAAATTGGAGAACAACTTGGAATAAACTACGAATCTACTACGTAGACTAGGAGGTCGTTATGAAAGATTGTCCATTTTGCCATCCTGAAGCTTGGGAGAATCAACAGATTATTGCAGAAAATGAATACTGCCGGTTTATACAAATTCCCCAAGAAATATTGGTCGGTTCTGGTTTAATTATCCCTAAGGACCACCGCGAAACCGTGTTTGATTTAACAAAAGAAGAATGGGACGCCACATATTCCCTCATGCACGAAGTTAAGGTGATCCTAGACGAAAAGTATAACCCGGATGGCTATAACTTAGGGTGGAACTGTGAACTTATTGGAGGTCAAAGCATCCTCCACGCGCACCTACATATCATCCCAAGATATTCAGATGAGCCTTTCGTGGGGAGAGGTATTCGATATTGGTTGAAGGGTGAAGAGAATCGTAGAATATAAGGAGTTTTTAGTCAAAAAGATTTCTTTAAATACCCAATTATTATAAGCACTAGCTGCATTTGTTTTAGGTTGGGAAACGTGACTTTGTTGGGAGAGAATACTTTGGAAATAATTATCGACTATCAATGGGAGATTTTTATCGTAGCTGAAATACTATCTTTAGTAGCTTTACTTTTATTTGGATTCTTAAGGTATTTTTTAAACCAGAAAAAGCTGAGCTTGATCTTCATTTTTGTTTTTCTGGGATTATTAGCGCTAGAGGCATTGTTAGGATTTTTGATTTACCGAGTAACAGGAGAAATGTCCACGTTCCAAATTGTTATTATAATTTTTGTCGTCTACGCTTGTACTTTTGGAGTCTATGACTTTATCAAGCTAGATCGTTGGATGAGAAAAAAATTCAGTCAGTGGCGTGGGGTTGATCTTTTAACAGACAAAGATTATCGGGCCATGGAGCAAAATAAAGACCCTAAATATATCGCGAGAAAATACCGTTATAGCAGCATGATTCATTTAATAATATTTGTGGCAGTTCAATTGATTTTCTGGATTTATGGAACAAGTGGGTTGCTCGAAATGAAGGAATATTTAACTGATTTTTCTTGGATTGAAGAAGGAAGATTTGAAAATTCCCCTTACCCAAATGAGACGATCTATCAAATCGGAATGATATGGGGCATCGTGTTTGTGGCAGACTTTTTGTATTCGTGGTCTTACACGATATTCCCATCTAGTGAAAAGTGAATTTAAAGGTGCTCTATCGGTTTTTTTTGAAACATAACTTTATCCGGTGCGTCTAATTCTTTAAAGGTGGTACAGACAATGAGGAGATTAGTTTTAATACTATCTATATTTTTTATGTTGGCATTTGGATTATTTGCATGCGGAACAGATAATAGTGGTCAATCTAACAGCAACGAAAGACCAAATGATACCGAAGATACTAAGCAAGAGGGTGATTTTGAGGTATCTATAAATGTTGAAAATGAAAACGAAAACCCCGAAGTTCATGCCACGATCACTTATATAGGAGAAAAAGAGCAAAAGAATATTTACCACGGAGGAAGTATATTTTTCTTTAATATTTATCAGGTAAATGGTGATTTCGAACATATTGGAGGAATGAACGAGCCATTACTGACCACAACACTTAAGAAAGATGAAGTTCATAAAGTGGAATTTGACCATCCTAGCTTAGATGAGTTAGAAACTGGGGAGTATGAATTTGAAGCAATTGCTGATTTTTCGTTGGATAAGGATAACTATATAGATAACAAAAGAGAAATAACTGTTTCAAAGATCGTAAATATTAAATAAGTGATTAATGCAATGGAGCGTTCTGAAACTTCAGGGAACAGCATTCGAATTTCAGGGAGCCACCCACAAACTTCAGGGTACCGAATTCAACAAGACTTTTTGCAGTTCAAGCGCCCCTGTGTGCTAATCTTTATGAATTATCTAATGACAAAGAGAGCCGATGTGCTCTCTTTTTTTATTGGAGTATATTTGACCTGCATAAAAATCTTGATTCTTGTTAGCGTTATGCTATTATGGTTATATACTAAACTATATAACCATATAAATGAAAGTGATAAAAGGTGGTGATTCCACGTTGAAGAAGGAATTTGATGAAGGGAAGCCCATATTCCAGCAAGTTCGTGAACAGATAGAAGATCAAATTGTAAATGATCAGCTTCAAGAAGGGGATCAGGCACCATCCACGACTCAGCTCGTCAACTTTTACAAAATCAATCATGTAACCGTGGCAAAAGGTGTGAATCAGCTTGTCGATGAAGGCATTTTGTACAAAAAACGAGGTGTAGGTATGTTCGTGGAAGAAGGGGCTAAGGAAAAACTGGTTCAGAAGCGGAAGAGTGCTTTCATGGATACTTATGTCGTTCGATTAGTTCGAGAGGCAGATAAACTGGGGATTTCTGAAAATGAGGTTTTCGATATGATCAAGAAAGTGAAAGGGAGTGGTTCAGATGACAGTTAAGATAGAAGCTCAACATATTTCATTAAATTATAAAGGATTTAAGGCCTTAAAGGATATATCATTTAGCATTGAAGGCGGGAAAATTATTGGACTTATTGGTAGGAATGGCGCAGGGAAGACGTCGTTATTATCTATAATCTCCGCATTTCAGTATACTCCGGAAGGTTCTCTTCGTGTAAATGGAGAAGAAGTTTTTGAAAATGCAAAGGTTATGCGAGATATTGCCTTTCTTTATGATGCTGATTACTCGGATCAGACGGAGAATGTGAAGGATATGCTTGATACCGTCAAAAAGTATCGCCCTTATTACGATGAAGAGTATGCGATGCACCTCGTGAAAAGATTTAAATTGCCACTCGATAAGGCAGCGAATAAACTTTCGAAAGGAATGCAGTCAGCATTGAATGTCACGATGGGACTGGCTAGCCGTGCGCCTATTACAATTTTCGATGAAGTTTATTTAGGGATGGACGCTCCAACTAGAAATATTTTTTATAAGGAATTACTTGAAGACCAAGAGAAACATCCTCGAACCTTTATTTTATCTACTCATTTGGTTTCTGAGATGGATTATCTTTTTGATGAAATCGTAATGATCCATGACGGGAAGCTTTTATTGCACGAAAATTATGGGTCGTTAGTTGAAAAGGGAGTTTCGGTTACAGGTCACCACAAGAAAGTGGATGAATTCGTGGAAAATAAAGAGATTCTCAATGAAGAGAAGCTTGGAACGACGAAATCGGTGACCATTTTTGGTGAATTAAGTGAAGAGGAACTAGAATTTGCAAGAAAAGACGGCTTGGAAATTGGTCCAGTTTCTCTTCAAGACTTGTTTATTCATCTTACAGGAGGTGAGGAATAATGATGTGGAAAAAAGTGACGGGTGATATGTTATTTGAGCAGATGAAATGGGTAGTAATTTATGTTTTTTTCATCATATTTTTTCACATAGCATTACTGATTTTAGCTGTGAACTATGATTTCGAACAAGGTGATTTCCTTACTTTCTCATATGGATCCGCGCCAATTGTTATGTTGATTGTTGGATTAATGAGTGCTTATACATTTTTGCCGATTTTAGTTAACCATGGAGTCACTAGAAAGGATTACTTTATAGGGGGAGCGATATCAGGAGCAGGTGTTTCTATTATTTTAGCGTTGGTTGCTACAGTAATTTCGCTCGCCGGATATGGAGTTTGGGGATTGCTGAACATACAATATGAAATGGATTCCCTGGTAAACAAAATGGGCGGAAACTGGTTGTCTGCCATCATCTTTTATAGTGTATCAATATTGATCGTCTATTACATTGGCTGGTTGATCGGTGTGGGATACTATCGTTACGGGTGGAAGAAAGGCTTCTTCTTTATAGGAGTGGCAATCGTGTTGATGATGGTGACGGATTTCCTATGGGAAGGAGATATTTATAAAGGCTTTGCAGATTGGTTGCCATTTGCCGGAAGTGAATTTTCTTTACCGATTTCTTTACTAGGATCCGCTGTTTTGATTACAATTCTTTTAGTTGTCATTAGAAGAATAACGAAATATGTATCTATTAAGTTGTAAAGGATGGTATTTGGCCAAAGTATTGCGCCATTATTGGCTCAAATAAGCCTGATTTAATGAAGAAAAGCAGCCACATCGGCTGCTTTTTGTATGAGTGTTTATAATAGCGAAATGATAAAACCAATTACTACGATTAAACCGATAACCATTAAAATTGTACGGATCAAGTTACTCACCGTCCTTTTCGATTGTTGCTTATCAATTCCCCCAGGAAGAGAACTTTTAAACATTTTTCGAGAAGGACGTGCCTATTTGACTATCATGACCGGGCAATTTACTCGCTTAGCGACCTTGTGGCTGACGCTACCTAGCACCATGCTTTGTAAATTGTTTCGGCCACGACTACCTAGTACTACACAGTCGAACATATGCCCATTAGCATACTCGACAATGGTGGGTCCTGGTTCACCTTGCAAGATCACTACCTCATAAGGGATTTTCTTTTCTTCTAATAAACCTTCGATATCTTTAAGTCGCTCGCGACGTTTTTTCGCGATCATGTCCTTGTCTCCAGTATGAAGCACATCTGCTTTGGACTTGGACGGGCTAATAGAATACACAACCTCAATAACACTTTCTGGATTGTCTCTTTCTAATAATCCTATGGCATGTTCTGTTGCACGGAAAGAGTGCTCAGAACCATCTGCTGCTACGAGTACACGTTTATACATAAAATCCCCTCTTCTAATTGACCTTTTCAGTCATTGTATGATTTTTCAGACAAATAGTAAAGATTATTCATTCCTAAAAAAAAGTGGCTATCATCCGGAATAGCCACTTTTAGATTA of the Halalkalibacillus sediminis genome contains:
- a CDS encoding aminoglycoside phosphotransferase family protein, with amino-acid sequence MTFDSISFLNEYKTAHKINKGFSHDEKWVIDDRYLLRIFGDVSSEQLEEQALLIQKAVNNGASIPNVHELGMYQSKPYMILDYLQGKNAEEVLPVMSGQEQYQAGLDTGRGLQKLHASPVDQPVASWESKWNKRVYRLAPDFESIFKNSPRHLKVLDFIYDQLYLMKDRPQRIQHYDFHPSNVIFNNNRFEGIIDMQKIKLADPYHELYKTEYFTLPISVSFARGIFDGYHDGSVPADFWKLHRLYAAIHIVSAEVWAHNVAIDQKETFRRYTERTLNEWDDFQLDIPKWYTAGHSEGENI
- a CDS encoding metallophosphoesterase family protein, producing the protein MEKIAIISDIHGNKTALDAVLGDIEKRSVDRIFCLGDLIGKGPQGSACIATVKEKCDKVIRGNWDVFIQEETDNEFLQWYKDRLTEDDYNFLKNLPFNIDIELNEQLIRCVHASPRSEFERILPWHPLEDRLTMFENSDATGTSSSSRKPDIVLYGDIHTSFLHTYSNGILCNVGSVGNSLDLNKASYVIIDGSHGTNGIEFVRVDYDREAEVGIARDLGMPGLEPYRGEIMFAKYRHA
- a CDS encoding MFS transporter, encoding MKNWKHAWLLLGSVGISSIGNFIYLVSINILVYQMTGSAAAVAGLWLVGPLTNMVMKFWTGSFIDFRSKRKIMITTYLARAALILCIPFATSVAFIYAFLVLLAIANSFFMPSSTTYITQMIPKEDRKRFNSIQSVMTSGAFILGPSIGGGLILLTNIDWTLWMNSSFFIVSAILLAFIPEKEIIDRSSIPKLTFKQVWSDFHVVVEFMKSQKFVAFFYLAFIATMWFTFAMDAQEVVFAQSVVGLSEFDYSLLISITGIGSVVAAILLSIFSKKVSLRFMVGVGVVMTTVGYLLYAFAWSFSSIAFGFIILGFFLVFFNAGIATFYQNNIPTDTMGRVTSIFQLIQSVGQVIFVLGVGVLADLIALRMTIVAMAVGMLVVALMMAIMVFQPKRQSYFQEN
- a CDS encoding HD domain-containing protein; the protein is MQTELHKILKIVSLAERLKFELRHSWLSNGRQESVAEHTWRVSLMAIMVEPLLSQRVVIEKLLKMIIIHDLVEAEAGDLPTFDTMSDDALKKIKQQNETQAIKNIKSTLDNELGQELYDLWFEFEHKDTYEAKVANALDKLEAQIQHNEADISTWKEIEYEMSFMMEKHVNFEPTLRNLKDLIEADAEKKLLGAGIDLENIKK
- a CDS encoding nucleotidyltransferase family protein — its product is MIETKEEIKQLIQEDHWMMGILKQVKELNLPDWWVCAGFVRSKVWDELHGNTVRTPLNDIDVIYFDEKDTSEITEKYWENELEVKDPSIPWSVKNQARMHRVNDLAPYTSSEDGISKFPEAATALGIKLDPMNQLILSAPHGIKDVVNLEVKPTPLFAENLRLSEIYESRIEKKNWRTTWNKLRIYYVD
- a CDS encoding C45 family autoproteolytic acyltransferase/hydolase, with amino-acid sequence MKEIYSEVIQFRGNHYDFGYEQGKQLKDSLTIHNRNRQWKKKRARFVIDIDEAKKAFMTFAPQIWDEFEGLQAGLEMPMEDVLRNFGGYRVEPERSGCSIMTGTDYMVRNYDFHPQTYDGRYTFFQPTDGGYAVVGPSSRITGRMDGMNEEGLVMGYNFTHRKKTHDGFVCYMIGRMILETCANVDEAVALLKEIPHRNAFSYVMIDSSEVTYVVEASPRGVKVRESNVSTNHFEVLTDENRNHLIDSQKRQTVIEDHLDEWSEAKQAFNYFNDSSLDLFSDKYKSWSGTIHTTAYFPKEKVAWFTLGGDKEPVVFDFEKWLNGTDVSIERIYGEVNTTLGFANMDAFVR
- a CDS encoding nucleotidyltransferase substrate binding protein, producing MDPYKEGRWKEQFEKFEKSFELLEKYQDISIDSEIERTGMIHFFEMSMEHAYSTLFDYLDAKGNPVESKRHALKEIKEYPFIQNHRTWMKIYNRRNLAYYLFTEKVARQLTQDIQTTYYPELKYFYQQLSLEK
- a CDS encoding alpha/beta fold hydrolase, which translates into the protein MYTTRMIETSRGVFEVFVKGEGEPLCATHLYSQFNEKGNYFADTFTEEFKVYLVNLRGAGNSSPVIEDDEMSMESAVKDMESIRETLGIDRWAFAGHSTGGMLGLVYALQAGESLTKLFCSGASADMNYAKHPDSIYCAENPNNERMRGILALFRSEDTTREERIAAGREWGAMSLYRPEKADEYYAKPSSGAVISERVDYFSYVDGPEYDVVEDLKNISTPTLVASGRHDAQCPLDCSIQIADGIPEAKLEIFEESNHNAFVEEKDKFKRVVSQFKEM